The Desmodus rotundus isolate HL8 chromosome 3, HLdesRot8A.1, whole genome shotgun sequence genome includes a region encoding these proteins:
- the AQP6 gene encoding aquaporin-6 codes for MLGHLLWMAVSKALFAEFLATGLYVFFGVGSAMRWSPVPSSVLQITITFNLVTAMVVQVTWKSSGAHVNPAVTLAYLVGSQISLPRAVAYVAAQLAGAIVGAALLYRVTPGDIRETLGVNEIRSSVSTGQAVVVELVLTLQMVLCVFASTDSRLTSGSPAAMIGVSVALGHLTGVYFTGCSMNPARSFGPAVVVGKFEVHWIFWVGPLTGAVLASLIYNFILFPDTKTLAQRLAILIGTAEVEKVVEVEVEPQKKDSQFRRHPPAECVSENIELGPSPQTSERSSVCEQHVGMTKPQVFSGEREVVKGV; via the exons ATGCTGGGGCACCTGCTCTGGATGGCCGTCAGCAAGGCGCTGTTTGCCGAGTTCCTGGCCACAGGGCTGTATGTGTTCTTTGGTGTGGGGTCGGCTATGCGCTGGTCCCCGGTACCTTCCTCTGTGCTGCAGATCACCATCACCTTCAACCTGGTCACAGCCATGGTTGTGCAGGTCACCTGGAAGTCCAGTGGGGCCCACGTCAACCCCGCGGTGACATTGGCTTACCTTGTGGGCTCCCAAATCTCTCTGCCCCGTGCTGTGGCCTATGTGGCTGCCCAGCTGGCAGGGGCCATTGTGGGGGCTGCTCTGCTTTACAGGGTCACACCAGGGGACATCCGAGAGACCCTTGGGGTCAATGAG ATCCGGAGCAGCGTCTCGACTGGCCAGGCGGTGGTAGTGGAGCTGGTTCTGACGCTGCAGATGGTGCTCTGTGTCTTCGCGTCCACCGACAGCCGTCTGACATCCGGCTCCCCGGCCGCCATGATTGGGGTCTCTGTGGCATTGGGCCACCTTACTGGG GTCTATTTCACTGGCTGTTCCATGAACCCAGCCCGCTCCTTCGGTCCTGCCGTCGTCGTTGGGAAGTTCGAAGTCCACTGG ATCTTCTGGGTGGGGCCCCTGACAGGGGCTGTCCTGGCCTCGCTGATCTACAACTTCATCCTGTTCCCTGACACCAAGACCCTGGCCCAGCGACTGGCCATCCTCATAGGCACTGCAGAGGTGGAGAaagtggtggaggtggaggtggagccCCAGAAAAAGGACTCCCAGTTCCGCAGACACCCACCTGCTGAGTGTGTGTCGGAAAACATAGAACTTGGCCCCAGCCCTCAGACTTCCGAGAGGAGCTCTGTGTGTGAGCAGCACGTGGGCATGACCAAACCTCAGGTTTTCtcaggggaaagggaggtggtTAAAGGTGTGTAG
- the AQP5 gene encoding aquaporin-5: MKKEVCSVAFVKAVFTEFLATLIFVFFGLGSALQWPSALPTVLQISLAFGLAIGTLVQALGPVSGGHINPAITLALLVGNQISLLRAVFYVVAQLVGAIAGAGILYGLAPISARGNLAVNSLSNNTTPGQAVVVEMILTFQLALCIFSSTDSRRTSPVGSPALSIGLSVTLGHLVGIYFTGCSMNPARSFGPAVVMRRFSPMHWVFWVGPIVGAAVAAILYFYLLFPNCLSLSERVAVVKGTYEPEEDWEERRKTIELTAH; the protein is encoded by the exons ATGAAGAAGGAGGTGTGCTCCGTGGCCTTCGTCAAGGCCGTGTTCACCGAGTTCCTGGCCACCCTCATCTTCGTCTTCTTCGGCCTCGGCTCGGCCCTCCAGTGGCCGTCAGCTCTGCCCACCGTCCTTCAGATCTCGCTGGCCTTTGGCCTGGCCATAGGCACCCTGGTCCAGGCCCTGGGGCCAGTGAGCGGCGGACACATCAACCCAGCCATCACACTGGCGCTCTTAGTGGGCAACCAGATCTCCCTGCTCCGGGCGGTCTTCTACGTGGTGGCCCAGCTGGTGGGCGCCATTGCTGGGGCAGGCATCCTCTATGGGCTGGCACCGATCAGTGCCCGGGGCAATCTGGCGGTGAACTCG CTCAGCAACAACACGACGCCAGGCCAGGCCGTGGTGGTGGAGATGATTCTGACCTTCCAGCTGGCACTCTGCATCTTCTCCTCTACTGACTCCCGCCGCACCAGCCCTGTGGGCTCCCCGGCCCTGTCCATTGGCCTGTCCGTCACATTGGGCCACCTTGTGGGG ATCTACTTCACCGGCTGCTCCATGAACCCGGCCCGCTCCTTCGGCCCCGCGGTGGTCATGAGGCGGTTCAGCCCCATGCACTGG GTATTCTGGGTGGGGCCCATTGTGGGGGCTGCCGTGGCTGCCATCCTCTACTTCTACCTGCTCTTCCCCAACTGCCTGAGCCTGAGTGAGCGTGTGGCCGTCGTCAAGGGCACATACGAGCCTGAGGAGGACTGGGAGGAGCGGAGGAAGACCATAGAGCTGACTGCCCACTGA